A region of Leifsonia xyli DNA encodes the following proteins:
- a CDS encoding ABC transporter ATP-binding protein yields MSDSTEPLVHIQGFRMDFGRTTVIRDLSFDIERGETFGFLGSNGSGKTTTIRALLGIYQPTAGVLHIDGRTFSPEAGERLGYLPEERGLYKKESVIDVMVYFGRLKGLGAEQARRWSREYLERVGIGDKEKVRLDKLSGGQQQKVQLGVTIMNDPELLILDEPTKGFDPVNRRLLMDIIDDQKRAGSTVMMVTHQMEEVERLCDRVILLKDGVARAYGTVEQVQDQFGGTIVHVDHDGPIPASASYTVLSDADGHAQLEPAEGADTAAILRELVDAGVRVTRFAPTRKSLDDIFVEVYGAQSQED; encoded by the coding sequence ATGAGCGACTCGACCGAGCCGCTTGTCCACATCCAGGGCTTCAGGATGGACTTCGGCCGCACGACGGTCATCCGCGACCTGTCGTTCGACATCGAGCGCGGCGAGACGTTCGGGTTCCTCGGCAGCAACGGCTCGGGCAAGACGACGACCATCCGCGCGCTGCTGGGCATCTACCAGCCGACGGCCGGCGTCCTGCACATCGACGGCAGGACCTTCAGCCCCGAGGCGGGCGAGCGGCTCGGCTACCTCCCCGAGGAGCGCGGCCTGTACAAGAAGGAATCCGTCATCGACGTGATGGTCTACTTCGGACGGCTCAAGGGCCTCGGCGCCGAGCAGGCGCGTCGCTGGTCGCGCGAGTACCTGGAGCGCGTCGGCATCGGCGATAAGGAGAAGGTCCGGCTCGACAAGCTCTCCGGCGGCCAGCAGCAGAAGGTGCAACTCGGAGTGACGATCATGAACGACCCCGAGCTGCTCATCCTCGACGAGCCCACCAAGGGCTTCGACCCCGTGAACCGCCGCCTGCTGATGGACATCATCGACGATCAGAAGCGTGCAGGCTCCACCGTCATGATGGTCACCCACCAGATGGAGGAGGTCGAGCGCCTCTGCGACCGCGTCATCCTCCTGAAGGACGGCGTGGCGCGTGCGTACGGGACCGTCGAGCAGGTGCAGGACCAGTTCGGCGGCACGATCGTGCACGTCGATCACGACGGACCGATCCCCGCGTCCGCCTCGTACACGGTGCTGTCGGACGCCGACGGCCACGCCCAGCTCGAGCCCGCCGAGGGCGCCGACACCGCCGCAATCCTCCGGGAGCTGGTGGATGCGGGCGTGCGGGTGACGCGCTTCGCGCCGACCCGCAAATCGCTCGACGACATCTTCGTCGAGGTCTACGGCGCGCAGAGCCAGGAGGACTGA